TGTCCTTCAATTTGCTTAATATTTTCCCTCAAGTCCATTTCTGCTTCAAAGTAGAACCacattaaatttttctatttggtGGATTAGTTTTGCATTAACTTTTTCATCCTGCTATGTGGCTGAGTGCTTTAAATATTGACACTGTTAATCATACCTGAAAAAATGCAAGGCGAGACTCAGAATGGTCAggtttaataacttttttcttttgtacacCTCCTGAGAAACACAATACCCAATCTCTTTCATAGGATAATCCGTTTAAAACCTTACAACAGAGCCAACAAGCTGACCTCCCAAAAACAACATATGCATGGTCAAAGCCACCACAAACCATTCATTTGAACATTTTATGCTAATTGCCTCTTTCTCCCTTTAAACACCACAGGCTACATGTATTGATAACAAagttaatgaaaacaaatttgcACGGTCCCTTTTTCAAATGGCAGTCAGGTTTGAACTTTTCAATTCTGCATGTGCTGATGTGGGGAAGGAGGTATGATGAAGAACCAAAGCTGCAATTAGAATCCTTTATTTAGGACCCATCTCCAGCTCAGGGGTTACTCATAGCAAAGAGAATGCATTGTATACTACTAAAAAAGAATCCCAACAAAAGGCATGATATTTCCATTCATTTTGCAAtcaaaggggaggaaaaaaaatccaaaaagtacATCTGTGACACTAAAAGCTAGATATAAAATGGAAAGCACAGTTAGTTCTTCAGTATAAAAAACAAGTAAtccaaataaaatttgaaattgctCATGTACCTGTGCAGATTTTATAGAAGGTTTCTGGGTTAAGAATGACTACAtttcaaagaaagggaaaatacaGTAACCAACTGAAAGGGGACAAAATGGAACAACAGCAAGCTTGTCAGCAGCTCATTCATGCCAACGCCATTCTCAACATTATTTTATCCTCAAGCAAGTTTTAGGTGATTTTGCTCTAATTCTGTATCAGTATCACAGATCCTAAGAAGTTAGGCAATCTGGCCCCTCAAATCCAGTAACCAAATTTGTATCTACTTGGCGCAATTATTTGGGAGCCTTCCTAACTGTAATTAccttaatattctgttctgttggacTCACCTAGACAAACCAGATTCACATTTAACATTCCCCTACCTTTCCCCGCCTCAAAATCAtttggggaagaagaaagaaatctaaaGAGAGTAATCAGTCCACTTTTCATATCCCTTAATCCCAAAGCCACTCTTACTCAGAGAATTGAAGGCAGGTTTTTTCTAACTCACAAATTCAACATAGCTTCTGAAGGCTGGTATGAACCttgtaaatgaaaaacaaaacaaaattgtagtccaggtgtagtggctcatgcctgtaatcctagcactttgggaggctgaagagggtgggCTGTGTAactccaggagcttgagaccagaatcccatttccactaaaaatacaaaaaattagccaggccaggtggtgtgcacctgtagtcccagctactcgggaggcggaagttgcagtgagctgagattgcgccactgcactccagactgggtaaccggagtgggaccctgtctcaaaaaaaaaaaaagaaaaaaaaattgtaatcctataatatctataaatatattgcTTAGTTCTTTTTGCCAATGTTAATATGAAGTGCCAAAATAAAATGTACACCTCATTTCTCTTCCTACCTACATTAAGAAAGGCTACGCACTGTAGAAAGACCGTTAATGGAAAACCATTATCACACTGGTTAGTTACTGTAGATGATTACCAGTTACAGAGATCCAGGTATAAAGGCTAatccttttatgttttttaagcATTAATTTAACCACAGTGGGCAGCCgcttaatgtaaaatataaaaaacagggccgggcgcgttggctcaaacctgtaatcccagcactttgggaggccgaggtgggcagattgcctgagggtcaggacttcaagaccaacatggtgaaatcccgtctctactaaaaatacaaaaatcagccaggcgtggcagcgggtgcctgtaatcccagccacttgggaggttgacacaggagaatcatttgaatccaagaggtggaggctgcagtgagtcgagaccgcaccattgcactccagcctgggcaagaagagcgaaactccatctcaaaaacaaacaaacaaacaaacaaaacaggggAAAGGAAATTACGATTTCTTGTTGGCCAATTACATGTCAAGCATGGTGCTAAATGTTTTCAAGCACTGTAAACCACCTAATTGTCCCGAACATCATTTCATTAGAGGTGTCTAATGATCAATGGTAAATTCCCCTGTGCTTTTATGAGGTTATACTTGATTTACCtgagatacaaaaacaaaatcacataaaAGGGAGCAGCCTAAGATTTGGTTGAAGCCAGCATGTTGGCCCACAGGAAAAAAGTGATAGTTGACTGATTCCTATCTGTTAAATCCGGACATTCATCCACATGTGCTCTGGGTGCTGAACTATTCTGTGCAAACACCACTTCCGTTCTCCAGAGACCCAGTGCTGCTACAAGGCTGCTGCCCGGAAATGAGCACGCCACCATTCTGATCAACTCTGGCTCCTTTTTATTCAGGAAGCATAcactaattctttttatacatttttttttttttttacattccagAAATAAGCGAAAATAGCAGTTTTAAATATGTTACAAAGTTGGCTTTTCAGGCTTAATAAGCTTTTTGAGAGAGGGACCAGCCAACTGACCTTTTCATCAAAGCACCAATGTATCTTCAGTCTTTTACCAAGCTCTACCACAGCTGTGGTTGCCTTGGATGTGCTGCACATCCAAACCGTGTGAAAGCTATAATGGAGAGTTGCTGTGAGTCTCTCTGCAAGGCACCAAGAACAAACAGTTCAAGCTTCCTTTCTTCAGATTGAACCAAAGTTTTTGAAACTTTCAACTGCTCTCTCAAGTAGTGCTCTCTCAGCGTGAAGACTAGAATTTGTTAAAACCCATATATCACAAGATACAGTAAATCACTTCCAATATTCTGGAAATCACATGGTAgaagttataaataaatgaacactaAAATTACTTTAAGAAACTTTTACATCATTTAGTTGGTAAGGACATTTACGTGTACAGCACAATTTATTGTTAAACATTCTATAACTGGCTCTACACAAAGATGAAAATAGATTAATACAAAATGATCTGACATTTTCAGTAAATCTGGAATTAAGACTGGATTTTTATTGTAGTCAATATCAACTTTACATATTGTTGCAGGTTGCTGTGCTATGCCCTTTAAAACGAGAATTTCTCGGGGTAAAATTCCATTTGGATATGTGTTCTTGCTTGTCAAACTACTAAAATCTGAGGGACACAGCAATATCAAAGACACAAACAGTAACTGCACAATATCATCTGCTGGATTAAGCTAATACAAGTGGACAGAATTCTTTAGGTTCCAATATCTAATAAACCACTATGTGAAATGAACAAGGTGAGACATCTTATGAATATACTCTGCAACCGGAACATGTAGCATTTCTTTAATTCAAAAATCTGCCTCATTAggcatttacaaaataaattagtaagATCTCAATTTGCTTGAGGCATAACAAGCTCGTAATGGCCCACTTGGCCTTCCTGTTTGAGCTGATCTAGTAGGTCTTCCTTCCGTCTTTTTCTACCTACCACCAGGTACCTATCATGGCCCACCCCATGAGACTTACTCTTAAGACCATACTTCTGGGCAATCTGATGTATTTGCTTCCGTTCGTCATTAGTCAGCTCTCTAGAGAAAGTCAAATCTGTGTGGCTCTCGGAGCGGGCATAGTTTCTGATGATCTGTTCAATATCTCTCTTGGCAATTTTATTCACCCTCTCTACATCCAGACCAAGCCCTTCCCGCTTATGCTGCTCTTTGACTGAGATAGGCTCCCGTATGCCCTCACCAGATTTACCTAAACCACCACCAGTCCAACCCATCTTTCTCAGAAGCTgatttccaatgttatcttctttgATTTGTTGTTTGTAAGCCTCCTCTGCTGAGCGGCCCTGAATTTCATTTCTTGAAATCACATCTTCAACAGCTCCTTTCTTCAAGTTGTTAATGACAGTTGGCTGGGTCTTTTTGAGGGTTTTCACAGCTTCCCCAGCAGCTTCATATTTGACAGTTTTCTTCACCCCAACTGCTTCTGCAATTACTTCACTCTCTAGAATCACTTTGCATTTCCAGCGGAGGCCTGTCATCCTTTCATAGACATACTCAACTGTCATTCGGTTAAACTGAGCTGTGTCATTCAGCGTGCACACGGGATTTGAAGAATTCTCATAAACTACAAGAtcctttatatctttcttctttccagatCCTCTGGGTGAAGAGCCTGTATGGCATTGTGAACTTTTGACAGATGGATATGTGGGCTGtgttttttgaagaattttcaaAGCCTCGTCGGCAGCTGCATGTTTACTTGTTTTCTTGGTTCCATAACCTTCAGCTAAGCAGTGATCTTGTAAAAACACTCGACAACGCCATGTGCGATTTGGCATCATCTCATATTTGTATTCAATTGACATCTTGTTGAATGAGGCAGAATTGTTAAGGATACCAATTGCatcatttgcattttctgtaaTGACAAAATTGGTCCAGTGTTTGGCAGAAGCATTAAAAACTGGCTGCCCGGAAGCATCTTTACCCAGCACCACCAGGTCTTCTGGTGGTTTCAGAGCTGGAGGAAATTCATAGGAGGACATGCCAATCTGACACACCACGAGGTCCTCTCCAAACGTATGTTTGAATTTCCGCCGGACAACTCTAACTTCAATACGTTTCTGCAAGAGTTTTACAGCTAGTTCTGTAGCTCGATCCCTGGACCCATTCTTGCTGCCAGCATAACCTGTAGTTAAGTAGATATTTTGGCATCTAACTTCACAAGCATAGCCATCAGttagaagttttttatttttggggatgTCAGCAGGAGGAATTTCCTTTAAAGGAGCATATATATACTCAGGATTTGTCTTACATGCCTGAATACAACGAgttaacatatatgtataattaattTTATCAGATCCAGAAGTCATCTCTGGATTAGAAAGGTTCTTCCAGATTGTCGCCgttaatttttcaataaaatactgcttCTCGGCTACCACGGACTCGGGAAATGTCTGTGATGGTGAAGGCTCAGGAGTTGACTGAGAGTTTGCCTGCTGTGATGTGCTGCTTGGGGCAGGGTTCCCACTGTCAAAATACATGTTGGCTGCTACAGGCTGGTCTTTTGTGAGAATGAATCCTGATGAATCACAATACTGAGAATTCCCATCTTGTATACTGAAAGAGTCTTGAGTATAATCTTGGTAGATGTCTCTTGGCATGCTGGCAAAATGTGTTTGTTCATTTACCTCTTTTGTTTGAGGGCCATAAGGATCTTCCTGTCTTTCATCTTTTGAACTACTAGCTACAAAATGTACAGGCTCAAAACGAGGTCTCGCATGGAATTTGGAACCGGCTTGCTTTTTAGGAGGATTTTGACCTATAGAATGAGTGAAATTTACAATTCATTAAAATGGGAATATTTCAAAAGAACCAAACAGGAAAATAGTACCAACCATATTATTTGCAAGTTGCATTGTTGGTACAAGATACTTCCATCACAAAAACTTCACATCATTTGGGTGAAGGGACTCAATTATCAATGTAAGATTCCAGCATAAGGAGGGATGTTCCCTGTCTTTCCACATGTACGGGAAGACCCTTGATAGAAAATATACCATTGAGTCAAGTATGCAGGTCACCACCACACATTACTGGTAGCTGCTTTTGCATCAAATGAGCTAAAGCACAGGTGAAGTATACTCTTCACTTGTGCTGGAAGGTGAAGTGGACTGGAAGATTGTTCCAGTACAATCTCATACCACCCATGCTGAAAAGCTCACTTAAGGATTGAAAATGGGAAAGATGGTTCTAATGCAAGACAGATGATGAGCAGAGGCAGTTACAAAGCCTTTCTCTTTTGTATCAGAGGTGAGTGACTCTGTGATGGTGCTTTACATAGTTGTgactaaaaatcaaagaaaaagaatgatcAAAAGTTTTCAACTTCAAAACCTCAGCTCTGACCCATTCATCACAAAAGGGTGTTTGctctattttctttctagaaCAAACAACAGCTGGAAACTAATGATTTATGTGAGATGCCAAATTTAAAGCTATAGATGAACTCTGATGAGGCTATACTAGACACTAGAGCTTCCTCCCTGTAACACTGCTCAGTAGAAAGCTCGTCCATCCCGGACCCATCCAAGAGGATTTAGGGACTTAGATGCTCAAGTGATCACAGGATAAGATTTTATTTAGAGGGCGGTTCCATGGCATAAATTTCAAGGACTGCATAATAATATGATTTCGATATTCTTAGTTTTCAATTCTATTTAGCATACTCAAAAAAGTGTATATAACTAAAAGCTAAAACTCTTTTACCCGTAAGAACTAATATTACCAATGTTATTTGAAATCATATACCACACTCATACCATTTTTGAAAGCCATGTTTCTTCAAATCCCACCTTTCAGAAACAAGTATACTCACCATCACATGTTGAGAGGTGGCGTTTTTGGCCTTTGGAAGGCTTGGACAGCACCAGATCATATGAAGGCATCTCCCCAATATCAATACCTTCAGCCATTTGGAGAATTTTTTCCATCAGGCGTGGGCTGTACCTATTTAAGTTAATATAATCTAGAGTTAAAACAGGTAAggatgtcttttttaaaaagcttcaaaaTAAGCCAGTCTTATAATTGCTCCCACAAGACTTTATCAACAGGGTATTTTGGCTATAAAACCAAAGAATCGGCCCTAAAATATTTACCCATCAAATGAATAATTATGTTACTAATTAGGAAATCAAGATTTTTTCAGCATAAGACATACAAATATAAACTCAAAAAATTTTAGCAAAAACCTTATCTTTAATTTGAATTGAAAATATCAGTATAAATTCATGATTTGTTTTGATTGTGGTCTCTACCATTTCTCTTGAAATGGAATCAGGGTCCTTAGAGAAGTGGCTGATTCTAAGTCTGTGGCAGGAAATGTCTAAGGTGAGCCTGAGAAATCTTCTAGCACCTAAAACCAAGGAATCTGTCAAAGATCAAAGGGGTTGTGTCAAATGGACTCAGAAGCCAATCTGAATAAACTCGTACTGGCAAAGTGAGCCAACTAAAATATCGATAAGAACAATGATGGCAATGGATTGAAACACATCAAATATGTTGAAAATCCATTAGTTCATAATGATACTTACAAACTATTATTGGTCACCTTTGAAGGATGGAAGGAACCATGTCATTATTCTGCAAACAGGTAAAtatgaaaggaagaaagcaaacatTTATCCTGCATTTTCCTGTATAAACTGTACTTAGAGCAACCAAAGAGATGATGAGGAAAATATCTTTTATAGAAGCATTCCAGCTAATAAATGAAGGAACGATGGACTACTACCATTTCGTAacctataataaaataaaaaacgatCATCAggcgggtatggtggctcacatctgtaatctcagcactttggaaggccgaagcaggtggatcacttgaggtcaggagttcgagaacagcctggccaacatagtgaaactccatctctactaaaaatacaaaaattacccgggcatggtggtggacacctgtaataccagctactcaggaggctgaggcaggaaaactgcttgaacctgggaggcagaggctgcagcgagccgagatcatgccactgcactccagcctgggcgacagagctagactccatctcaaaaaaaaaaaaaaaaaaatcaaccaaccaatcaatcaatcaatggcTGCTAAACCTATTAGGTGAAAAGCTAATGGAGGAAGAACTCAGTCAGACCCAAGCAAATATTCTCAATTGATTactgacaaaggtgccaaggcaattcaatggatGAAGGATAGCCTTCTCAACAAACGACACCGGAACAAGTGGGCATCCataggcaaaacaaaaaacaaacaaacaaaaaaaacacaaaactctaCAACCTAAACCTCACACCTTAtaaaaaaactaactcaaaatgcatcataaacctaaatgtaaaactatgaaacttttattgaaaaaaacacaagagaaaatctGTGGGATCTAGAGCTAGGCAAACAGTTCTTAGGCTTGATAGCAAGCATGATCCATCCATAAAGAAACTGGTGATAAAACGGACCtcactgaaattaaaaagttttggctaggtgcggtggctcactcccataatcccagcactttgggaggccaaggcaggtggattactttaggtcaggagttcaggaccagcctggccaacatggcaacaccctctctctacaaaaatagaaaaaaaaaatagctgggcatggtgctacacacctgcagtccaagctacttggaagactgaggcaggagaatcactcgaacccgggaggtggaggttgcagtgagccgagatcgcgccactgcactccagtctgggtctgggtgacagagcgagactccgtctcaaaaaaaaaaaaaaaaaaaaaaagtaaaaatttttgcTCTTGAAAGACTGTGAAAAGGATGAAAAGTCAAGCtgaagactgggagaaaatagttgTAAACCACACACTTGACAAAAGACTAGTAcctaaaactcaacagtaaaaaaaaaaaaaaaaaatcaaattaaaaaatgaacaaaagacataaacaaaatatttcaccaaagaggagAGACAGATTGGAAATAAGCACGTGAAAAGATGTTCATCACTAGCCAGCagggaaatgcaatttaaaaatcacaatgaggtatcactatacacttattagaatggccaaaataaaaaagtgacaatggctgggcacggtagctcacgcctgtaatcccagcactttgggaggccaagacaggtgattcacgaggtcaggagttcaagaccagcctgaccaacacggtgaaatcccgtctctactaaaaacacaaaaattagcttggcgtggtggcatgtgcctataatcaca
The sequence above is drawn from the Theropithecus gelada isolate Dixy chromosome X, Tgel_1.0, whole genome shotgun sequence genome and encodes:
- the NKRF gene encoding NF-kappa-B-repressing factor isoform X2; translated protein: MGFMLPLIFRYSPRLMEKILQMAEGIDIGEMPSYDLVLSKPSKGQKRHLSTCDGQNPPKKQAGSKFHARPRFEPVHFVASSSKDERQEDPYGPQTKEVNEQTHFASMPRDIYQDYTQDSFSIQDGNSQYCDSSGFILTKDQPVAANMYFDSGNPAPSSTSQQANSQSTPEPSPSQTFPESVVAEKQYFIEKLTATIWKNLSNPEMTSGSDKINYTYMLTRCIQACKTNPEYIYAPLKEIPPADIPKNKKLLTDGYACEVRCQNIYLTTGYAGSKNGSRDRATELAVKLLQKRIEVRVVRRKFKHTFGEDLVVCQIGMSSYEFPPALKPPEDLVVLGKDASGQPVFNASAKHWTNFVITENANDAIGILNNSASFNKMSIEYKYEMMPNRTWRCRVFLQDHCLAEGYGTKKTSKHAAADEALKILQKTQPTYPSVKSSQCHTGSSPRGSGKKKDIKDLVVYENSSNPVCTLNDTAQFNRMTVEYVYERMTGLRWKCKVILESEVIAEAVGVKKTVKYEAAGEAVKTLKKTQPTVINNLKKGAVEDVISRNEIQGRSAEEAYKQQIKEDNIGNQLLRKMGWTGGGLGKSGEGIREPISVKEQHKREGLGLDVERVNKIAKRDIEQIIRNYARSESHTDLTFSRELTNDERKQIHQIAQKYGLKSKSHGVGHDRYLVVGRKRRKEDLLDQLKQEGQVGHYELVMPQAN
- the NKRF gene encoding NF-kappa-B-repressing factor isoform X1 — protein: MAGGRLLLGGDFLSPPPLPPLPPPPLPPLPPPPPEPVLEQWRYSHESDWQWALRRSFICRHLHSYPGAALDQLLALSAAWTNHVFLGCRYSPRLMEKILQMAEGIDIGEMPSYDLVLSKPSKGQKRHLSTCDGQNPPKKQAGSKFHARPRFEPVHFVASSSKDERQEDPYGPQTKEVNEQTHFASMPRDIYQDYTQDSFSIQDGNSQYCDSSGFILTKDQPVAANMYFDSGNPAPSSTSQQANSQSTPEPSPSQTFPESVVAEKQYFIEKLTATIWKNLSNPEMTSGSDKINYTYMLTRCIQACKTNPEYIYAPLKEIPPADIPKNKKLLTDGYACEVRCQNIYLTTGYAGSKNGSRDRATELAVKLLQKRIEVRVVRRKFKHTFGEDLVVCQIGMSSYEFPPALKPPEDLVVLGKDASGQPVFNASAKHWTNFVITENANDAIGILNNSASFNKMSIEYKYEMMPNRTWRCRVFLQDHCLAEGYGTKKTSKHAAADEALKILQKTQPTYPSVKSSQCHTGSSPRGSGKKKDIKDLVVYENSSNPVCTLNDTAQFNRMTVEYVYERMTGLRWKCKVILESEVIAEAVGVKKTVKYEAAGEAVKTLKKTQPTVINNLKKGAVEDVISRNEIQGRSAEEAYKQQIKEDNIGNQLLRKMGWTGGGLGKSGEGIREPISVKEQHKREGLGLDVERVNKIAKRDIEQIIRNYARSESHTDLTFSRELTNDERKQIHQIAQKYGLKSKSHGVGHDRYLVVGRKRRKEDLLDQLKQEGQVGHYELVMPQAN